The following are encoded together in the Erpetoichthys calabaricus chromosome 16, fErpCal1.3, whole genome shotgun sequence genome:
- the im:7136021 gene encoding uncharacterized protein im:7136021 isoform X2: MQRRSCLPLPQEIYVNIFRCLSDEEKGNIRATSRLFKQLIDQPALWKKSTVVLKKITGYNADFWELLRKRRIKCVVMRKGNAKCLKKLLLELPGLTALTFDGCSKINMLQLPCKFQSLNKLAFKNCHPSFPIQDIASVLQITHLTLCSFVEPFPCAEQMATLVSLKNLRSLALHNYCRDPNGCLLQSALFEFHNLKELSLKEKPFSMVLHPDFFTPPSITKSDRKEKQTKYDSRLHLEKLEILGSNNVTLSEESLNQLSSVNSLTLHYDHQKNSLEKCEMVTILKNLPNLKELRVKGGWSFSKYAHSIPPSLEALHLCRVAIGNKELEYLARQRAGLKHLHLDYCSFTEEWYPDELPDNFPCLKTLSIRKFTTASGISSKLLHIP, from the exons ATGCAGAGACGTAGTTGTCTCCCACTACCTCAAGagatttatgtaaatattttcagGTGTCTGTCTGATGAAGAGAAAGGAAACATCCGTGCCACAAGCAGACTATTTAAGCAACTGATTGACCAgcctgctttatggaaaaagagcACAGTTGTCCTAAAAAAAATCACCGGCTATAATGCTGACTTCTGGGAATTGTTGcgtaaaagaagaataaagtgtgTAGTTATGAGAAAGGGaaatgcaaaatgtttaaaaaagttgcTTCTGGAGCTACCAGGACTGACAGCTCTCACTTTCGATGGCTGCTCAAAAATTAACATGTTGCAGTTGCCATGTAAATTCCAAAGCCTGAACAAGTTGGCTTTCAAAAACTGTCATCCTTCTTTTCCGATACAAGACATAGCGAGTGTGCTGCAGATCACTCACTTGACTTTGTGTAGCTTTGTAGAACCTTTTCCTTGTGCTGAGCAGATGGCCACACTTGTTTCACTTAAAAATCTACGTTCACTTGCTCTTCATAACTACTGCCGGGACCCAAATGGATGCCTTCTTCAGTCTGCCTTGTTTGAATTCCACAATCTCAAGGAATTATCCCTTAAAGAGAAGCCATTTTCTATGGTTCTGCACCCTGATTTCTTCACCCCTCCAAGCATAACAAAATCTGACCGTAAAG AAAAGCAGACAAAATATGATTCTCGACTTCATCTAGAAAAGCTGGAGATACTGGGGTCTAATAATGTCACCCTTTCTGAAGAATCTTTGAATCAGTTGAGCTCAGTAAACAGCTTAACCCTGCATTATGACCATCAAAAAAATAGCTTGGAAAAGTGTGAAATGGTCACAATTCTCAAAAATCTTCCAAATTTGAAAGAGCTCAGAGTTAAAG GAGGCTGGTCGTTTTCCAAATATGCCCATTCAATACCTCCAAGTCTCGAAGCCCTGCATTTATGTAGAGTGGCTATAGGCAATAAGGAGCTTGAATACTTAGCACGTCAGAGAGCAGGACTGAAACATCTTCACCTGGACTACTGCAGTTTTACTGAAGAGTGGTATCCTGATGAGCTCCCAGACAACTTTCCTTGCTTAAAAACCTTGAGCATTCG
- the im:7136021 gene encoding uncharacterized protein im:7136021 isoform X1: MQRRSCLPLPQEIYVNIFRCLSDEEKGNIRATSRLFKQLIDQPALWKKSTVVLKKITGYNADFWELLRKRRIKCVVMRKGNAKCLKKLLLELPGLTALTFDGCSKINMLQLPCKFQSLNKLAFKNCHPSFPIQDIASVLQITHLTLCSFVEPFPCAEQMATLVSLKNLRSLALHNYCRDPNGCLLQSALFEFHNLKELSLKEKPFSMVLHPDFFTPPSITKSDRKEKQTKYDSRLHLEKLEILGSNNVTLSEESLNQLSSVNSLTLHYDHQKNSLEKCEMVTILKNLPNLKELRVKGGWSFSKYAHSIPPSLEALHLCRVAIGNKELEYLARQRAGLKHLHLDYCSFTEEWYPDELPDNFPCLKTLSIRHCKITVDQFRDLAKLKHLEMLDIVDICLFPTNCLQKSVQEFRILTDHRVQVVQHPGSREQIPCDCSAC, from the exons ATGCAGAGACGTAGTTGTCTCCCACTACCTCAAGagatttatgtaaatattttcagGTGTCTGTCTGATGAAGAGAAAGGAAACATCCGTGCCACAAGCAGACTATTTAAGCAACTGATTGACCAgcctgctttatggaaaaagagcACAGTTGTCCTAAAAAAAATCACCGGCTATAATGCTGACTTCTGGGAATTGTTGcgtaaaagaagaataaagtgtgTAGTTATGAGAAAGGGaaatgcaaaatgtttaaaaaagttgcTTCTGGAGCTACCAGGACTGACAGCTCTCACTTTCGATGGCTGCTCAAAAATTAACATGTTGCAGTTGCCATGTAAATTCCAAAGCCTGAACAAGTTGGCTTTCAAAAACTGTCATCCTTCTTTTCCGATACAAGACATAGCGAGTGTGCTGCAGATCACTCACTTGACTTTGTGTAGCTTTGTAGAACCTTTTCCTTGTGCTGAGCAGATGGCCACACTTGTTTCACTTAAAAATCTACGTTCACTTGCTCTTCATAACTACTGCCGGGACCCAAATGGATGCCTTCTTCAGTCTGCCTTGTTTGAATTCCACAATCTCAAGGAATTATCCCTTAAAGAGAAGCCATTTTCTATGGTTCTGCACCCTGATTTCTTCACCCCTCCAAGCATAACAAAATCTGACCGTAAAG AAAAGCAGACAAAATATGATTCTCGACTTCATCTAGAAAAGCTGGAGATACTGGGGTCTAATAATGTCACCCTTTCTGAAGAATCTTTGAATCAGTTGAGCTCAGTAAACAGCTTAACCCTGCATTATGACCATCAAAAAAATAGCTTGGAAAAGTGTGAAATGGTCACAATTCTCAAAAATCTTCCAAATTTGAAAGAGCTCAGAGTTAAAG GAGGCTGGTCGTTTTCCAAATATGCCCATTCAATACCTCCAAGTCTCGAAGCCCTGCATTTATGTAGAGTGGCTATAGGCAATAAGGAGCTTGAATACTTAGCACGTCAGAGAGCAGGACTGAAACATCTTCACCTGGACTACTGCAGTTTTACTGAAGAGTGGTATCCTGATGAGCTCCCAGACAACTTTCCTTGCTTAAAAACCTTGAGCATTCG ACACTGCAAAATCACCGTTGATCAGTTCAGAGACTTGGCCAAGCTGAAACATCTGGAGATGCTGGACATTGTAGATATTTGTCTATTTCCCACAAATTGCTTACAAAAGTCTGTTCAGGAATTTCGGATTCTTACAGACCACAGGGTCCAAGTTGTGCAACACCCAGGATCAAGGGAGCAGATACCCTGTGACTGCAGTGCTTGCTGA